In one window of Carcharodon carcharias isolate sCarCar2 chromosome 14, sCarCar2.pri, whole genome shotgun sequence DNA:
- the tnfaip8l1 gene encoding tumor necrosis factor alpha-induced protein 8-like protein 1 isoform X1, translating to MECEDEVQEETMDVFNTKSLAIQAQKKLLGKMASKSMANIFIDDTSSEVLDELYQVTKEYTRNKKEAQKVIKNLIKVVVKLGVLYRNNQFSAEELVLVDKFRKKVHQLAMTAVSFYQIDFTFDRRVLANILNECRELLHQAIKRHLTSKSHGRIDHIFNHFADCEFLATLYGPTEPYRVHVQKLCEGVNKMLEDGNI from the exons ATGGAGTGTGAAGACGAAGTGCAGGAAG AGACGATGGACGTCTTCAACACTAAAAGCCTGGCCATCCAGGCACAGAAAAAACTTCTGGGCAAGATGGCGTCCAAAAGCATGGCCAATATCTTCATCGACGACACAAGCAGCGAGGTCTTGGATGAACTTTACCAGGTGACCAAGGAATACACAAGAAACAAAAAGGAAGCCCAGAAGGTTATTAAAAACCTGATCAAGGTGGTGGTTAAGCTCGGGGTTCTCTACAGGAACAACCAGTTCAGCGCAGAGGAGCTGGTGCTGGTGGACAAGTTCCGCAAGAAGGTCCACCAATTGGCCATGACAGCCGTCAGTTTCTACCAGATTGACTTCACATTCGACAGGCGAGTTCTTGCAAACATCCTGAACGAGTGCCGGGAATTGCTGCACCAGGCTATCAAACGGCATCTAACATCCAAGTCCCACGGGCGCATCGACCACATCTTTAACCACTTTGCGGATTGTGAATTCCTGGCGACGTTGTACGGTCCCACAGAGCCTTACCGCGTACATGTGCAGAAGCTTTGCGAAGGGGTTAACAAAATGCTAGAAGATGGAAACATTTGA
- the tnfaip8l1 gene encoding tumor necrosis factor alpha-induced protein 8-like protein 1 isoform X2, which yields MDVFNTKSLAIQAQKKLLGKMASKSMANIFIDDTSSEVLDELYQVTKEYTRNKKEAQKVIKNLIKVVVKLGVLYRNNQFSAEELVLVDKFRKKVHQLAMTAVSFYQIDFTFDRRVLANILNECRELLHQAIKRHLTSKSHGRIDHIFNHFADCEFLATLYGPTEPYRVHVQKLCEGVNKMLEDGNI from the coding sequence ATGGACGTCTTCAACACTAAAAGCCTGGCCATCCAGGCACAGAAAAAACTTCTGGGCAAGATGGCGTCCAAAAGCATGGCCAATATCTTCATCGACGACACAAGCAGCGAGGTCTTGGATGAACTTTACCAGGTGACCAAGGAATACACAAGAAACAAAAAGGAAGCCCAGAAGGTTATTAAAAACCTGATCAAGGTGGTGGTTAAGCTCGGGGTTCTCTACAGGAACAACCAGTTCAGCGCAGAGGAGCTGGTGCTGGTGGACAAGTTCCGCAAGAAGGTCCACCAATTGGCCATGACAGCCGTCAGTTTCTACCAGATTGACTTCACATTCGACAGGCGAGTTCTTGCAAACATCCTGAACGAGTGCCGGGAATTGCTGCACCAGGCTATCAAACGGCATCTAACATCCAAGTCCCACGGGCGCATCGACCACATCTTTAACCACTTTGCGGATTGTGAATTCCTGGCGACGTTGTACGGTCCCACAGAGCCTTACCGCGTACATGTGCAGAAGCTTTGCGAAGGGGTTAACAAAATGCTAGAAGATGGAAACATTTGA